The Lathyrus oleraceus cultivar Zhongwan6 chromosome 5, CAAS_Psat_ZW6_1.0, whole genome shotgun sequence genome includes the window TCCCAGAAAATAACAGTATTTCTTTTGTGAATCAGAAGCATTGTTTTTCAAAGTGCTTCAACTCACTCATCTTTTTTGCTAGATTTGGCATCACTCTCTTCTTTTGATGAATCGGCAGAAGCCTTGGACTCATCGAATTCCAACAACTGCATTAATATTATAGAATGTCAAAAGTTATTAGAACTTGGCCAAACCACACATAGCAAAAGCATAACACTTTTGAAAGCATTATGTTATATTTGGTGACATCTATTTATCTTCTCTTGCTTTAAGTACATTTGAAAGCACCGGAGTCCTTCATTAGCTAATTTTAAAACATAGACAATACTTGGAAAATAATATAATACAAAACAGGAAAAACAATAATTATGCCCCAGTAAGACTAATGCTTGAAATCAGATCAGACGCAGAAAAAAGATATGATGAGAATGCGGAAATGGGAAAATTAAGTAATGAAACAAACCTGTTTGACTTCACCATTCCAAATACAATGGGCAGCCAAAAATCCAATTACAGCAGGTACAATATACAAAAGAGCGGGCTGACAAAAGAGACAACAATAAAAAGGGAAAAATGTTAGTTGATCTCCAAAATCCAAGTTCCACAACCTCAATGAGTCATGTATTAGCAGTGAGATTGGCATTAGTGACCACAACCCTCACACCATATCCccaaatgaaaaaataaaataaaatgaaaccACTTATCAGTCACCTGAGCAGCCTGAAACCAGTTCATCACAACAATTGTAAGGACCACGCCAAAAGTGTATCCTAAAAATGCACTCTTGAAGTACTGGGGTGGTTTCCCTCTAGACACATCAAACCGCAAAGCCAATGCCACAAAAATACCTGATTGGAAAAAAATAAGGTCAAGAAATATTTAAGTACCAACCACGTGGTTGTAGGGACCTTAGGGACCTTTTTTAATGTGTATGTATGTGCACACACGTAAATAGATATAAAAAAACTTATGACCAACCTATAAGCTCCTTTGAGCTTATATCAAAAAGCTTCTTGGAGAAGTTTATGAAAACTAGCTCATACAAAACAGCTACAGTAATTGATATAAGGTCTTGTGTGATAAGCCCTTATTCCAATAAAAGCTTAAATAATCTATTTACCTAAAACATGCACATCTAATATTGACCATCCTTGTACAGACAGGGTCAACTCTCTGCGATAGCCTGAAATGTTGCTGTCGTGAATAAGTGTGTGTGCGCGTGTGAAAATCAATCTGCAGCAAGCAAATGCATGACAATCAtttcaattttttgaaaaaacGCCCTAGATCCTATGCAGCCAGAACACCGTGAAGCCACTACTACTAGGACAAAACCTTTGAAGTTCAAGATATGGGGGCATCAGATTGCATCATCACGAGACATTAGCTTCAAGAGTTTGTTCTTTGGATGAGCGCTAATGAGTTTGTTCTTTGGATGACCAGATATATATACTACTAATAACAGAAGTGTATTATTACAGGTAAATTTCACAAAAGAAAGACACCAATACATCAACAGAGTCATCCTACCGGGAATAACAATATCACCAAGTCCAAGCATTGAAAATGGCCTTATCAAATCTGCTGTGGGGAACAGAAGCTGCAAAACAATTTAAATGACAAAATTAAGAATAAATTAATAAGTTTTTTAATCAGATAGGTACCATGGCACTTAGACTACGAACATCAATACAAAGACATATAAACAAATGTTCCCATTGACttaagaaagaaaaaaaaaacctTAATTGGAGCATCAAATGATTTTGCGACGCTGACCATCACTGGAGTGAAGAAAACCCAGAAAATGTCATATACAAAAAGACCAGCCTGCAAAATACACGATTTAAAAGAGTCAAAGACCATATTGGAACATAAAAGCCTGGTCTAACAAAAAGCATATGTTTTAACTCGTGGAAACTAAGACCTAACACATTGGCATGGAATAAAATATAATTCTTGACCAGAGGCATTTTCTAAGCTTAGATTgattgaaaattttaaaaggaAATAGAGAAACCAAATGAGAAAGAACAAGTAAACAAGCTCGGGGCCTTTATATTATAATATATCACAACCATGTTTGAATTTTCTAAAATGAAAAGGTAAAGAGGAGTGCTGTGATTTTTCTGCAACCAAAGGATTTTGTATATAAAGCAAGATGTCTCAAAAGTAAAAACTTGtaataaaaagaaaaacaaaataccTACCAAGAGAATAGCCCCAGTCTTGAAAGAGCCTAGAGAAAGCATTTCAATTCCCTGTAAATGTTTAATATGCGTTAATTACAGTTTACTAATTAAAATATGTTTACAAATTTATACAAACTCGTAGCATTAAGATAAAAATTGTAATTCCctcaaaaaacaaaaaaaagatAGAATGTTCAGTTTTATATTTCTAAGCCCATCTTCTACAGAATAAGCTTAGTTTCTGAAAAGATATCAAACCAGGAAAGTAAATACCAAATATATGCACAAAACATAATTATTGGTTCAATTGAATTCATGTAAAAAATGGTTGTGACAGGAACATACATATATACTTTCAATACAAGCAAACCTATCACCATTAAACCTTGTATGGTGCTTTCAATTTTTTTTAACCAATTAGATACCATATTTCCGTATAAACTATTCTCATGTACACAATCAAGTTTTTATTGTTAATTGGTTGTCATCTATATATAGACTATTACAGACTATTCTCATGTACACAATCAAGTTTTTATTGTTAATTGGTTGTCATCTATATATAGACTATTACAGACAGGCATACATATAGGTAAAGTGCCAAACCTGAATACAGAAAGCAAGACCCAATATATTATTTGCCAGCCAATGCTTCCGCAAAGCATACCAGGCGCAAAAAAAAGTGCCAGGGACTGCAGCAACGATCTGTGACCTTGTAAACTCAATCTCGATAGCTGTGTAAGAAAGAGTAAGGAAAAAATCATTCTGAATGGGTGAAGCAAATTAATGTTAAGTAGATCAAGTGCAAACATCTAAAagtagcagcaacaacaacaacaacaaccaagtcTTATCCCACTAAGTGGGATCGGCTACATGGATCAACTTTCGCCATAATGTTCTATCTATGATCATGCTTCTATCCAAATCGTTAATCTCGAGATCTTTCTTAATAACTTCTCCTATAGTCTTTCTAGATCTTCCTCTTCCTCTAATTGTTTGACTTCTCTCCATATGATCTACTCTCCTTGCCACAGAATCTACCGGTCTTCTCTCTACATGTCCAAACCACCTAAGTTTATTTTCCACATCTTCTCTACTATAGGTGGCTACCCGAACACTAACATATTCATTTCTAATCTTATCCTTTCTAGTCTTGCCACACAtccatcaacaacaacaacaacaaaacaaataaataaataaaaaataaaaccAACTCATTGAACCATTAAACATTATCCTGTATTATACTTGGTTAAATTTATCATCCCTTCTCTAGAAAGTAGTCCAAATTCATTTAAGAATGCAAGTAATAACACCTAACAGTATAATGGCTCTGCAAGGAGCATTGAAAAATATATAATCACTAATTGGAGAGTTAATACTTTCAAATAGATAAAACAATATGTGCATTGTCAATAAGTAAAAACTCTCAAGCTTATTGATGTTCAATTGGTGAATCACAAAATCACTAGTAGCTATCAGTGGTATCATCGTTAAAATGGTCAAAAACTGTCGTCAATGACTAATTAATTTGAAGATATGAGTAGATGGGTATGGATTGTCTCCTGTGAGATTTTTACTGGAGGGTCCAGTGAAAATCATCGCCATTTAATTGCCTCTTCATTTAATTATTTCACTGAATTTTTTTAAACTGGAGACAATCTGCTCCCCTAGTAGATAACTGCTGATGTCACAGTTTTCTATGTATCAGCAACAGTTAAAAAAATGAGACGGTGTCACATACAGCGGAAATATGGAAAACGCCAGACTATGAGGTCCTCATTCCAATGATTTGGTAAAAAGCGTTTAATAGATGGCAACAATGTTGCGCTGCAGACAGTGGAAGAGAAAATGTGTGTTATAATAGAAAATATGTCCAAAAAAAGGTTATATTGACTAAATAACAAGCGCAAAGAAAGGAACATACGATAGTGCAACAATCCCAAGTACAAAGAAGTAGGCTGTCAACACAGTGTTCACCAAGTCCTTAGATAGAAACTTAAAGAGTAAGAAAAGTGATAATAGCATTGCACTCCCAACAAAGGGAAAACGCATAGCATGTTCGTTTGACATTGTCTCCTGCATAATCAAATACAACATGATTCAGTTAAATCAGATCCAGTGTTATCAAATTGCGGTGCCACGGCCGCAATGACGGATATACATGGTGGTTTTTGGGCTCGCCGCAACGGTAAATATTGGGCCGCAACGGTAAATATTGGCCGATATTGCGGGGTTTTCCGCTATAACAGCGGCGCCCCAAAGCACACGCTATCGCGGGATATTGGCTCTCCTCCATAGACCGCCATCGACAACACTGATCATATCTTAAGTTTAAAAAAAGCAATATATAGATACATGAATAAGGATTGGCTACTACTTACAGTTGGTGGGGTTGGTTTGACGGACCGATAACATCCCACAAACACAGTGATGCAAGCAGTCAAAACAACATTTAAATTCGGATCTACTTTCACAACAAGCGGTGCTAACGTTAAACCTGCCATAACATATAAAATGCTGTCGTTATTGAGTACGCAAGTAACGAAAACAGTACCAATTCCCCACTACCTCATACCATCCACATAACTAAACAAGGTAGACACACAAAAATTCTCCAAACCAGTTAAACCGATATAACAATTCCGAATCAAATTTCAAAAACACCTCATCCATTTTCCGTTTTAGTATACAGTTTAAGAACATTACTA containing:
- the LOC127084949 gene encoding signal peptide peptidase, whose amino-acid sequence is MKNTERIANLALLGLTLAPLVVKVDPNLNVVLTACITVFVGCYRSVKPTPPTETMSNEHAMRFPFVGSAMLLSLFLLFKFLSKDLVNTVLTAYFFVLGIVALSATLLPSIKRFLPNHWNEDLIVWRFPYFRSIEIEFTRSQIVAAVPGTFFCAWYALRKHWLANNILGLAFCIQGIEMLSLGSFKTGAILLAGLFVYDIFWVFFTPVMVSVAKSFDAPIKLLFPTADLIRPFSMLGLGDIVIPGIFVALALRFDVSRGKPPQYFKSAFLGYTFGVVLTIVVMNWFQAAQPALLYIVPAVIGFLAAHCIWNGEVKQLLEFDESKASADSSKEESDAKSSKKDE